The sequence GACGCCGCTCCAGCGGTCGAAGACGCCCTGCGGGTCGTCGTGCACCATGGCCATCTTGCGGGCGAGCGGACCGGCCTCGTAGGCGGCGCGGGCGTTCTCGATGCCGACGCGGTTCGCGTCCTCGAAGTACATGTGCGGGCCCATCCCGACGACCGCTTCGACGGGGTGCGCCGAGGCGTGCAGCAGGGAGATGGAGGCGCCGTCGCTGTGGCCGACCAGGACGGGGCGGCGCAGGTCCAGCGCGTCCAGCAGTTCGGGCAGCACGGTCTGTGCGTGCTCGTGCATATAGCGGGGGGTGCGGGGCAGCGGGTCGGGGCCGCTGCCGCCGCTGCCGTGGCGGGAGTAGACCAGGGCGCGGCGCCCGGTGGCCTCGGCCAGCAGGGCGGGGAAGCGGCCCCAGGCCGCGAGGCAGCCGAGTCCGCCGTGCAGGAAGACCAGGGGCGCGAGGTCCGGGTCGCCGTCGATGAGGACGTGTTCGAGCGGACCAT is a genomic window of Streptomyces sp. WP-1 containing:
- a CDS encoding alpha/beta fold hydrolase codes for the protein MPVIDTSNGPLEHVLIDGDPDLAPLVFLHGGLGCLAAWGRFPALLAEATGRRALVYSRHGSGGSGPDPLPRTPRYMHEHAQTVLPELLDALDLRRPVLVGHSDGASISLLHASAHPVEAVVGMGPHMYFEDANRVGIENARAAYEAGPLARKMAMVHDDPQGVFDRWSGVWLSPAFRDWSIEDDLDITAPVLMIQGDADEYGSMAQVDAVERAVGGPFRRLVPEGCDHYPHLVCPDLVVETVRGFLAEHTEAARPAEAAR